Proteins from a single region of Styela clava chromosome 1, kaStyClav1.hap1.2, whole genome shotgun sequence:
- the LOC120335066 gene encoding uncharacterized protein LOC120335066 translates to MSSVCGMNAIRYKGKKKCAVKLRTIDSSIFEDKFLNETEMENQLDDHVNIVRYKKHHIDSTVQERTLVFVTQLCNNEKLENLLPTFSFKQKKILLIQLCHGLKYIHDNQIAHRNLTPGNVLLSLDGKNIKIMDFGINKKFALDEKKIITRSTGFNGTLGWVASEMCSDNRSKGFEAWVKADIYSLGLLIYYIFTDGKHPYEGDANDKHQGIKNKKPPDFSFIENSEKFHDRYLLIDVLKAMLSHEPDARPGITQILQHCITWDAVKKMSFIKDCHLYLEQPRDEDRQKPKRKAKRQLEHNGTVKQRMAYIGKESIDNYSSDDSEEFVQFGRSGGAPKDNDGPELTEEEEKALERIHEITGGDWVELIKKMLEDPNSGNNKRPYENSFTDLVRYIRNTHEYFKDNTRKMKSKLGSRNEGMWNFIASNVPKFFIYLFNLMKNELEEDDKKRYLQEKAKNCELPQE, encoded by the coding sequence ATGTCGAGTGTATGTGGGATGAATGCAATCCGCTATAAGGGTAAGAAGAAATGTGCTGTGAAGCTGCGCACTATTGATAGCAGTATATTCGAGGATAAGTTTCTGAATGAAACTGAAATGGAAAACCAGCTGGATGACCACGTGAATATTGTTCGATACAAGAAACATCACATCGATTCTACTGTACAAGAACGTACATTAGTCTTTGTGACTCAGCTATGCAACAATGAGAAATTGGAAAATCTGTTGCCGACATTTTCTTTTAAGCAAAAGAAAATACTGCTTATACAACTTTGTCATGGGCTGAAGTACATCCATGATAATCAAATTGCTCATAGAAATCTTACACCAGGCAATGTGCTACTTTCGTTAGATGGTAAGAACATCAAAATTATGGATTTTGGAATCAACAAGAAGTTTGCATTGGATGAAAAGAAAATCATTACCAGATCAACTGGGTTTAATGGAACCCTCGGTTGGGTTGCATCAGAAATGTGTTCAGACAACCGATCCAAAGGATTCGAAGCATGGGTCAAGGCTGATATATATTCATTAGGTCttcttatttattatattttcactgATGGAAAACACCCTTATGAAGGAGATGCTAATGACAAGCATCAAGGGATCAAGAACAAGAAACCACCAGATTTCTCATTCATTGAAAATAGCGAAAAATTTCATGATAGGTATTTATTAATCGACGTCCTGAAGGCCATGCTCAGTCATGAACCAGACGCTCGTCCTGGAATTACACAAATACTTCAGCATTGCATTACATGGGATGCAGTAAAGAAGATGAGTTTTATTAAGGATTGCCATCTCTATCTTGAACAACCTCGTGATGAAGACAGGCAAAAGCCAAAGAGAAAAGCAAAAAGACAACTTGAACACAATGGAACAGTGAAACAGAGAATGGCATACATTGGCAAAGAAAGCATTGATAATTACAGCAGTGATGACAGTGAAGAGTTTGTTCAGTTCGGCAGAAGTGGAGGCGCACCCAAGGACAATGACGGACCTGAGCTGacagaagaagaagaaaaagcaTTGGAGAGAATTCATGAAATCACTGGTGGAGACTGGGTTGAATTGATAAAGAAAATGCTAGAAGATCCCAACAGTGGAAATAATAAAAGACCGTATGAGAACAGCTTTACTGATCTGGTTCGTTATATACGAAACACTCATGAATATTTCAAAGACaatacaagaaaaatgaaatctAAACTTGGCTCAAGAAATGAAGGCATGTGGAACTTTATTGCTTCAAACGTTCCAAAGTTCTTCATTTACCTATTCAATCTTATGAAAAATGAGTTAGAAGAAGATGATAAAAAAAGGTATTTGCAAGAAAAAGCAAAGAATTGTGAATTGCCACAAGAATAA